The Meles meles chromosome 6, mMelMel3.1 paternal haplotype, whole genome shotgun sequence genome has a window encoding:
- the BAHD1 gene encoding bromo adjacent homology domain-containing 1 protein isoform X1: protein MTHTRRKSLPMLSSGPAGRREPLQMEGSSTEQGAESVEVGVPESPGHLTGRRKNYPLRKRPLVPEKPKACKVLLTRLENVAGPRSADEADELPPDLPKPPSPAPSSEDTGLTQPRKRRLASLNAEALNNLLLEREDAGSLASTRRSRGGDPHRSRDRDRATGGWASSKKRPRLGDLGGGSRDLSPEPAPDEGARRDGDPAPKRLASLNAAAFLKLSQERELPLRPPRAHPEVDGRAAEPPALRAPRPKWANKVNSKNYPKNRQGPGSGEAVGPLGWQRHPEEPWPSATPRGPASQPPYRTLSQALESPLGLRPHLPLLMGGQAALKPEPGRPGEESPAPKQELHQPSFPAPQLSPLPLPGNPAHYSGLCGRPQLSSLGSFYLYCSQDGLQCGGYSPCPMLPESKLSPVAAPNEGLLLAPSSVPAGTPFQHPPWGSRYCSSEDTGVSGYSICEVLRPSLTHIGTTCGGCPYKMPFPAGCRSLGQLEFPLPEAGHPASPAHPLLGCPVPSVPPAAEPVPHLQTPTSEPQTVARACPQSAKPPSGSKSGLRTGSSCRHTARSKATCRPSHPKQPRVQRPRPRRRRRRRTNGWVPVGAACEKAVYVLDEPEPAIRKSYQAVERHGETIRVRDTVLLKSGPRKTSTPYVAKISALWENPESGELMMSLLWYYRPEHLQGGRSPSMHEPLQNEVFASRHQDQNSVACIEEKCYVLTFAEYCRFCAMAKRRGEGLPSRKTALVPPSADYSTPPHRTVPEDTDPELVFLCRHVYDFRHGRILKNPQ from the exons ATGACACACACACGGAGGAAGTCCCTTCCCATGCTGAGTTCGGGCCCCGCTGGCCGCCGGGAGCCCCTGCAGATGGAAGGCAGCAGCACGGAGCAGGGGGCAGAGAGCGTGGAAGTGGGCGTGCCTGAGAGCCCAGGGCATCTCACGGGGCGCCGCAAGAACTACCCACTGCGCAAGCGCCCGCTGGTCCCTGAGAAGCCCAAGGCCTGCAAAGTGCTGCTGACCCGCCTGGAAAATGTGGCTGGTCCACGGAGCGCAGATGAGGCTGACGAGCTGCCCCCGGACTTGCCCAAGCCCCCGAGCCCAGCCCCATCTAGTGAGGACACTGGCCTCACCCAGCCCCGCAAGAGGCGCCTGGCCTCCCTCAATGCAGAGGCCCTCAACAATCTGCTGCTGGAGCGGGAGGATGCCGGCAGCCTGGCAAGCACCCGTCGCAGCCGAGGGGGTGACCCTCACCGCAGCCGGGACCGGGACCGGGCCACTGGGGGCTGGGCCTCCTCCAAGAAGCGGCCCCGGCTTGGGGACCTTGGAGGAGGAAGTCGGGACCTGTCCCCAGAGCCAGCGCCAGATGAGGGTGCCCGTCGAGATGGTGACCCGGCGCCCAAGAGACTGGCCAGCCTGAATGCAGCTGCCTTCCTGAAGCTGAGCCAGGAGCGGGAGCTGCCCTTGAGGCCACCTCGTGCCCACCCAGAAGTAGATGGGCGTGCCGCAGAGCCACCAGCGTTGAGGGCTCCCAGGCCAAAGTGGGCTAATAAGGTCAACAGCAAGAACTATCCCAAGAACCGGCAGGGCCCTGGCTCTGGGGAGGCTGTAGGCCCACTCGGCTGGCAGAGGCACCCTGAGGAGCCGTGGCCGTCTGCCACCCCTCGtgggccagccagccagccaccttACCGGACCCTGAGCCAGGCTCTGGAGAGCCCCTTGGGGCTACGTCCCCACCTGCCCCTGCTGATGGGTGGGCAGGCAGCCTTGAAGCCGGAGCCTGGGCGCCCAGGCGAGGAGTCGCCTGCCCCCAAGCAGGAACTGCACCAGCCTTCCTTCCCTGCACCTCAGCTGTCCCCCCTGCCACTGCCCGGCAACCCTGCCCACTACAGCGGCCTGTGCGGCCGGCCCCAGCTCAGCTCACTGGGCAGCTTCTACCTGTACTGCAGCCAAGACGGGCTGCAGTGTGGAGGCTACTCCCCCTGCCCCATGCTTCCCGAGAGCAAGTTGTCCCCAGTGGCTGCGCCGAACGAGGGGCTCCTCTTGGCACCGAGCTCAGTGCCCGCCGGCACCCCTTTCCAGCACCCTCCGTGGGGCTCTCGCTATTGCTCTAGCGAGGACACTGGAGTGAGTGGCTACAGCATCTGTGAAGTGTTGCGGCCATCTCTTACCCATATTGGCACTACCTGCGGCGGCTGCCCCTACAAAATGCCTTTTCCGGCAG GCTGCAGGTCCCTAGGCCAGCTGGAATTTCCTCTCCCGGAAGCCGGCCACCCTGCCTcacctgcccaccccctcctggGATGCCCTGTGCCCAGTGTGCCACCTGCAGCAGAGCCCGTCCCCCACCTTCAGACACCCACCTCAGAGCCCCAGACAGTGGCCCGCGCATGCCCTCAGAGCGCCAAGCCTCCTAGTGGCTCCAAGTCCGGTCTGCGCACAGGCTCCAGCTGTAGGCACACTGCGAGAAGCAAGGCCACCTGCAGGCCCAGCCATCCCAAGCAGCCACGGGTCCAGCGCCCACGTccacgccgccgccgccgccgccgcacaAATGGCTGGGTGCCTGTTGGGGCTGCGTGTGAGAAGGCTGTCTATGTCTTG GATGAACCAGAACCAGCCATCCGAAAGAGCTACCAGGCGGTGGAGCGGCATGGAGAGACGATCCGAGTCCGGGACACTGTCCTCCTTAAGTCAGGCCCACGGAAGACGTCCACACCTTATGTGGCCAAGATCTCTGCCCTCTGGGAAAACCCTGAATCAG GAGAACTGATGATGAGCCTCTTGTGGTATTACAGACCAGAGCACTTACAGGGAGGCCGCAGTCCCAGCATGCACGAG CCTTTGCAGAATGAAGTCTTTGCATCAAGACATCAGGACCAGAACAGCGTGGCCTGCATTGAGGAGAAATGCTACGTGCTGACCTTTGCTGAGTACTGCAG GTTCTGTGCCATGGCCAAGCGCCGAGGCGAGGGCCTCCCCAGCCGAAAGACAGCACTGGTGCCCCCCTCTGCAGACTACTCTACCCCACCACACCGCACAGTGCCCGAGGACACGGACCCCGAGCTGGTCTTTCTTTGCCGCCACGTCTATGACTTCCGCCACGGTCGCATCCTCAAGAACCCTCAGTAG
- the BAHD1 gene encoding bromo adjacent homology domain-containing 1 protein isoform X3 produces MTHTRRKSLPMLSSGPAGRREPLQMEGSSTEQGAESVEVGVPESPGHLTGRRKNYPLRKRPLVPEKPKACKVLLTRLENVAGPRSADEADELPPDLPKPPSPAPSSEDTGLTQPRKRRLASLNAEALNNLLLEREDAGSLASTRRSRGGDPHRSRDRDRATGGWASSKKRPRLGDLGGGSRDLSPEPAPDEGARRDGDPAPKRLASLNAAAFLKLSQERELPLRPPRAHPEVDGRAAEPPALRAPRPKWANKVNSKNYPKNRQGPGSGEAVGPLGWQRHPEEPWPSATPRGPASQPPYRTLSQALESPLGLRPHLPLLMGGQAALKPEPGRPGEESPAPKQELHQPSFPAPQLSPLPLPGNPAHYSGLCGRPQLSSLGSFYLYCSQDGLQCGGYSPCPMLPESKLSPVAAPNEGLLLAPSSVPAGTPFQHPPWGSRYCSSEDTGVSGYSICEVLRPSLTHIGTTCGGCPYKMPFPAEGCRSLGQLEFPLPEAGHPASPAHPLLGCPVPSVPPAAEPVPHLQTPTSEPQTVARACPQSAKPPSGSKSGLRTGSSCRHTARSKATCRPSHPKQPRVQRPRPRRRRRRRTNGWVPVGAACEKAVYVLDEPEPAIRKSYQAVERHGETIRVRDTVLLKSGPRKTSTPYVAKISALWENPESGELMMSLLWYYRPEHLQGGRSPSMHEPLQNEVFASRHQDQNSVACIEEKCYVLTFAEYCRFCAMAKRRGEGLPSRKTALVPPSADYSTPPHRTVPEDTDPELVFLCRHVYDFRHGRILKNPQ; encoded by the exons ATGACACACACACGGAGGAAGTCCCTTCCCATGCTGAGTTCGGGCCCCGCTGGCCGCCGGGAGCCCCTGCAGATGGAAGGCAGCAGCACGGAGCAGGGGGCAGAGAGCGTGGAAGTGGGCGTGCCTGAGAGCCCAGGGCATCTCACGGGGCGCCGCAAGAACTACCCACTGCGCAAGCGCCCGCTGGTCCCTGAGAAGCCCAAGGCCTGCAAAGTGCTGCTGACCCGCCTGGAAAATGTGGCTGGTCCACGGAGCGCAGATGAGGCTGACGAGCTGCCCCCGGACTTGCCCAAGCCCCCGAGCCCAGCCCCATCTAGTGAGGACACTGGCCTCACCCAGCCCCGCAAGAGGCGCCTGGCCTCCCTCAATGCAGAGGCCCTCAACAATCTGCTGCTGGAGCGGGAGGATGCCGGCAGCCTGGCAAGCACCCGTCGCAGCCGAGGGGGTGACCCTCACCGCAGCCGGGACCGGGACCGGGCCACTGGGGGCTGGGCCTCCTCCAAGAAGCGGCCCCGGCTTGGGGACCTTGGAGGAGGAAGTCGGGACCTGTCCCCAGAGCCAGCGCCAGATGAGGGTGCCCGTCGAGATGGTGACCCGGCGCCCAAGAGACTGGCCAGCCTGAATGCAGCTGCCTTCCTGAAGCTGAGCCAGGAGCGGGAGCTGCCCTTGAGGCCACCTCGTGCCCACCCAGAAGTAGATGGGCGTGCCGCAGAGCCACCAGCGTTGAGGGCTCCCAGGCCAAAGTGGGCTAATAAGGTCAACAGCAAGAACTATCCCAAGAACCGGCAGGGCCCTGGCTCTGGGGAGGCTGTAGGCCCACTCGGCTGGCAGAGGCACCCTGAGGAGCCGTGGCCGTCTGCCACCCCTCGtgggccagccagccagccaccttACCGGACCCTGAGCCAGGCTCTGGAGAGCCCCTTGGGGCTACGTCCCCACCTGCCCCTGCTGATGGGTGGGCAGGCAGCCTTGAAGCCGGAGCCTGGGCGCCCAGGCGAGGAGTCGCCTGCCCCCAAGCAGGAACTGCACCAGCCTTCCTTCCCTGCACCTCAGCTGTCCCCCCTGCCACTGCCCGGCAACCCTGCCCACTACAGCGGCCTGTGCGGCCGGCCCCAGCTCAGCTCACTGGGCAGCTTCTACCTGTACTGCAGCCAAGACGGGCTGCAGTGTGGAGGCTACTCCCCCTGCCCCATGCTTCCCGAGAGCAAGTTGTCCCCAGTGGCTGCGCCGAACGAGGGGCTCCTCTTGGCACCGAGCTCAGTGCCCGCCGGCACCCCTTTCCAGCACCCTCCGTGGGGCTCTCGCTATTGCTCTAGCGAGGACACTGGAGTGAGTGGCTACAGCATCTGTGAAGTGTTGCGGCCATCTCTTACCCATATTGGCACTACCTGCGGCGGCTGCCCCTACAAAATGCCTTTTCCGGCAG AAGGCTGCAGGTCCCTAGGCCAGCTGGAATTTCCTCTCCCGGAAGCCGGCCACCCTGCCTcacctgcccaccccctcctggGATGCCCTGTGCCCAGTGTGCCACCTGCAGCAGAGCCCGTCCCCCACCTTCAGACACCCACCTCAGAGCCCCAGACAGTGGCCCGCGCATGCCCTCAGAGCGCCAAGCCTCCTAGTGGCTCCAAGTCCGGTCTGCGCACAGGCTCCAGCTGTAGGCACACTGCGAGAAGCAAGGCCACCTGCAGGCCCAGCCATCCCAAGCAGCCACGGGTCCAGCGCCCACGTccacgccgccgccgccgccgccgcacaAATGGCTGGGTGCCTGTTGGGGCTGCGTGTGAGAAGGCTGTCTATGTCTTG GATGAACCAGAACCAGCCATCCGAAAGAGCTACCAGGCGGTGGAGCGGCATGGAGAGACGATCCGAGTCCGGGACACTGTCCTCCTTAAGTCAGGCCCACGGAAGACGTCCACACCTTATGTGGCCAAGATCTCTGCCCTCTGGGAAAACCCTGAATCAG GAGAACTGATGATGAGCCTCTTGTGGTATTACAGACCAGAGCACTTACAGGGAGGCCGCAGTCCCAGCATGCACGAG CCTTTGCAGAATGAAGTCTTTGCATCAAGACATCAGGACCAGAACAGCGTGGCCTGCATTGAGGAGAAATGCTACGTGCTGACCTTTGCTGAGTACTGCAG GTTCTGTGCCATGGCCAAGCGCCGAGGCGAGGGCCTCCCCAGCCGAAAGACAGCACTGGTGCCCCCCTCTGCAGACTACTCTACCCCACCACACCGCACAGTGCCCGAGGACACGGACCCCGAGCTGGTCTTTCTTTGCCGCCACGTCTATGACTTCCGCCACGGTCGCATCCTCAAGAACCCTCAGTAG
- the BAHD1 gene encoding bromo adjacent homology domain-containing 1 protein isoform X2, which translates to MTHTRRKSLPMLSSGPAGRREPLQMEGSSTEQGAESVEVGVPESPGHLTGRRKNYPLRKRPLVPEKPKACKVLLTRLENVAGPRSADEADELPPDLPKPPSPAPSSEDTGLTQPRKRRLASLNAEALNNLLLEREDAGSLASTRRSRGGDPHRSRDRDRATGGWASSKKRPRLGDLGGGSRDLSPEPAPDEGARRDGDPAPKRLASLNAAAFLKLSQERELPLRPPRAHPEVDGRAAEPPALRAPRPKWANKVNSKNYPKNRQGPGSGEAVGPLGWQRHPEEPWPSATPRGPASQPPYRTLSQALESPLGLRPHLPLLMGGQAALKPEPGRPGEESPAPKQELHQPSFPAPQLSPLPLPGNPAHYSGLCGRPQLSSLGSFYLYCSQDGLQCGGYSPCPMLPESKLSPVAAPNEGLLLAPSSVPAGTPFQHPPWGSRYCSSEDTGVSGYSICEVLRPSLTHIGTTCGGCPYKMPFPAEGCRSLGQLEFPLPEAGHPASPAHPLLGCPVPSVPPAAEPVPHLQTPTSEPQTVARACPQSAKPPSGSKSGLRTGSSCRHTARSKATCRPSHPKQPRVQRPRPRRRRRRRTNGWVPVGAACEKAVYVLDEPEPAIRKSYQAVERHGETIRVRDTVLLKSGPRKTSTPYVAKISALWENPESGELMMSLLWYYRPEHLQGGRSPSMHENEVFASRHQDQNSVACIEEKCYVLTFAEYCRFCAMAKRRGEGLPSRKTALVPPSADYSTPPHRTVPEDTDPELVFLCRHVYDFRHGRILKNPQ; encoded by the exons ATGACACACACACGGAGGAAGTCCCTTCCCATGCTGAGTTCGGGCCCCGCTGGCCGCCGGGAGCCCCTGCAGATGGAAGGCAGCAGCACGGAGCAGGGGGCAGAGAGCGTGGAAGTGGGCGTGCCTGAGAGCCCAGGGCATCTCACGGGGCGCCGCAAGAACTACCCACTGCGCAAGCGCCCGCTGGTCCCTGAGAAGCCCAAGGCCTGCAAAGTGCTGCTGACCCGCCTGGAAAATGTGGCTGGTCCACGGAGCGCAGATGAGGCTGACGAGCTGCCCCCGGACTTGCCCAAGCCCCCGAGCCCAGCCCCATCTAGTGAGGACACTGGCCTCACCCAGCCCCGCAAGAGGCGCCTGGCCTCCCTCAATGCAGAGGCCCTCAACAATCTGCTGCTGGAGCGGGAGGATGCCGGCAGCCTGGCAAGCACCCGTCGCAGCCGAGGGGGTGACCCTCACCGCAGCCGGGACCGGGACCGGGCCACTGGGGGCTGGGCCTCCTCCAAGAAGCGGCCCCGGCTTGGGGACCTTGGAGGAGGAAGTCGGGACCTGTCCCCAGAGCCAGCGCCAGATGAGGGTGCCCGTCGAGATGGTGACCCGGCGCCCAAGAGACTGGCCAGCCTGAATGCAGCTGCCTTCCTGAAGCTGAGCCAGGAGCGGGAGCTGCCCTTGAGGCCACCTCGTGCCCACCCAGAAGTAGATGGGCGTGCCGCAGAGCCACCAGCGTTGAGGGCTCCCAGGCCAAAGTGGGCTAATAAGGTCAACAGCAAGAACTATCCCAAGAACCGGCAGGGCCCTGGCTCTGGGGAGGCTGTAGGCCCACTCGGCTGGCAGAGGCACCCTGAGGAGCCGTGGCCGTCTGCCACCCCTCGtgggccagccagccagccaccttACCGGACCCTGAGCCAGGCTCTGGAGAGCCCCTTGGGGCTACGTCCCCACCTGCCCCTGCTGATGGGTGGGCAGGCAGCCTTGAAGCCGGAGCCTGGGCGCCCAGGCGAGGAGTCGCCTGCCCCCAAGCAGGAACTGCACCAGCCTTCCTTCCCTGCACCTCAGCTGTCCCCCCTGCCACTGCCCGGCAACCCTGCCCACTACAGCGGCCTGTGCGGCCGGCCCCAGCTCAGCTCACTGGGCAGCTTCTACCTGTACTGCAGCCAAGACGGGCTGCAGTGTGGAGGCTACTCCCCCTGCCCCATGCTTCCCGAGAGCAAGTTGTCCCCAGTGGCTGCGCCGAACGAGGGGCTCCTCTTGGCACCGAGCTCAGTGCCCGCCGGCACCCCTTTCCAGCACCCTCCGTGGGGCTCTCGCTATTGCTCTAGCGAGGACACTGGAGTGAGTGGCTACAGCATCTGTGAAGTGTTGCGGCCATCTCTTACCCATATTGGCACTACCTGCGGCGGCTGCCCCTACAAAATGCCTTTTCCGGCAG AAGGCTGCAGGTCCCTAGGCCAGCTGGAATTTCCTCTCCCGGAAGCCGGCCACCCTGCCTcacctgcccaccccctcctggGATGCCCTGTGCCCAGTGTGCCACCTGCAGCAGAGCCCGTCCCCCACCTTCAGACACCCACCTCAGAGCCCCAGACAGTGGCCCGCGCATGCCCTCAGAGCGCCAAGCCTCCTAGTGGCTCCAAGTCCGGTCTGCGCACAGGCTCCAGCTGTAGGCACACTGCGAGAAGCAAGGCCACCTGCAGGCCCAGCCATCCCAAGCAGCCACGGGTCCAGCGCCCACGTccacgccgccgccgccgccgccgcacaAATGGCTGGGTGCCTGTTGGGGCTGCGTGTGAGAAGGCTGTCTATGTCTTG GATGAACCAGAACCAGCCATCCGAAAGAGCTACCAGGCGGTGGAGCGGCATGGAGAGACGATCCGAGTCCGGGACACTGTCCTCCTTAAGTCAGGCCCACGGAAGACGTCCACACCTTATGTGGCCAAGATCTCTGCCCTCTGGGAAAACCCTGAATCAG GAGAACTGATGATGAGCCTCTTGTGGTATTACAGACCAGAGCACTTACAGGGAGGCCGCAGTCCCAGCATGCACGAG AATGAAGTCTTTGCATCAAGACATCAGGACCAGAACAGCGTGGCCTGCATTGAGGAGAAATGCTACGTGCTGACCTTTGCTGAGTACTGCAG GTTCTGTGCCATGGCCAAGCGCCGAGGCGAGGGCCTCCCCAGCCGAAAGACAGCACTGGTGCCCCCCTCTGCAGACTACTCTACCCCACCACACCGCACAGTGCCCGAGGACACGGACCCCGAGCTGGTCTTTCTTTGCCGCCACGTCTATGACTTCCGCCACGGTCGCATCCTCAAGAACCCTCAGTAG
- the CHST14 gene encoding carbohydrate sulfotransferase 14 isoform X2, whose translation MFPRPLTPLAAPNGAEPLGRALRRAPLGRARTGVGGPPLLLPSMLMFAVIVASSGLLLMIERGILAEMKPLPLHPPNREGASWRQALSRPGSLSLEAGDPDLQVACSNWKRVLKVLAGVLDNVDVRLKMDHRNDLVFLADLRPEEIRYRLQHYFKFLFVRDPLERLLSAYRNKFGEIREYQQRYGAEIVRRYRAGAGPSPAGDDVTFPEFLRYLVDEDPERMNEHWMPVYHLCQPCAVRYDFVGSYERLEADANQVLEWVRAPPHVRFPARQAWYRPASPEGLHYHLCSAPRALLQDVLPKYILDFSLFAYPLPNVTREACHQ comes from the exons ATGTTCCCCCGCCCGCTGACCCCCCTGGCGGCCCCAAATGGCGCCGAGCCCCTGGGCCGGGCGCTGAGGCGGGCCCCGCTGGGCAGGGCCCGGACCGGGGTTGGGGGGCCGCCCCTGCTGCTGCCGTCCATGCTGATGTTCGCGGTGATCGTGGCCTCCAGCGGGCTGCTCCTCATGATCGAGCGGGGCATCCTGGCCGAGATGAAACCCCTTCCCCTGCACCCTCCCAACCGCGAGGGCGCGTCCTGGCGCCAGGCCCTCTCCAGGCCTGGGAGCCTGTCCCTGGAGGCCGGAGACCCGGACTTGCAG GTGGCCTGCTCCAACTGGAAGCGGGTGCTGAAGGTGCTGGCGGGCGTCCTGGACAACGTGGACGTCCGTCTCAAGATGGACCATCGCAATGACCTGGTGTTCCTGGCCGACCTGCGGCCCGAGGAGATCCGCTACCGCTTACAGCACTACTTCAAGTTCCTGTTTGTGCGGGACCCGCTGGAACGCCTCCTGTCTGCCTACCGCAATAAGTTTGGCGAAATCCGAGAGTACCAGCAGCGCTACGGGGCGGAGATCGTGAGGCGGTACAGGGCTGGCGCCGGGCCCAGCCCTGCAGGGGACGATGTCACCTTCCCCGAATTCCTGAGATACCTGGTAGATGAGGACCCTGAGCGCATGAATGAGCACTGGATGCCTGTGTACCACCTGTGCCAGCCTTGCGCAGTGCGCTATGACTTCGTAGGCTCCTATGAGAGGCTGGAGGCTGATGCCAACCAGGTGCTGGAGTGGGTGCGGGCACCGCCCCATGTCCGGTTCCCCGCCCGCCAGGCCTGGTACCGGCCGGCCAGCCCCGAGGGCTTGCACTACCATCTGTGCAGCGCCCCGCGGGCCCTCCTGCAGGATGTGCTGCCCAAGTATATCCTAGACTTCTCCCTCTTCGCCTACCCTCTGCCTAACGTCACTAGGGAGGCTTGTCATCAGTGA
- the CHST14 gene encoding carbohydrate sulfotransferase 14 isoform X1, translated as MFPRPLTPLAAPNGAEPLGRALRRAPLGRARTGVGGPPLLLPSMLMFAVIVASSGLLLMIERGILAEMKPLPLHPPNREGASWRQALSRPGSLSLEAGDPDLQVRQDVRNRTLRAVCGQPGMPRDPWDLPVGQRRTLLRHILVSDRYRFLYCYVPKVACSNWKRVLKVLAGVLDNVDVRLKMDHRNDLVFLADLRPEEIRYRLQHYFKFLFVRDPLERLLSAYRNKFGEIREYQQRYGAEIVRRYRAGAGPSPAGDDVTFPEFLRYLVDEDPERMNEHWMPVYHLCQPCAVRYDFVGSYERLEADANQVLEWVRAPPHVRFPARQAWYRPASPEGLHYHLCSAPRALLQDVLPKYILDFSLFAYPLPNVTREACHQ; from the coding sequence ATGTTCCCCCGCCCGCTGACCCCCCTGGCGGCCCCAAATGGCGCCGAGCCCCTGGGCCGGGCGCTGAGGCGGGCCCCGCTGGGCAGGGCCCGGACCGGGGTTGGGGGGCCGCCCCTGCTGCTGCCGTCCATGCTGATGTTCGCGGTGATCGTGGCCTCCAGCGGGCTGCTCCTCATGATCGAGCGGGGCATCCTGGCCGAGATGAAACCCCTTCCCCTGCACCCTCCCAACCGCGAGGGCGCGTCCTGGCGCCAGGCCCTCTCCAGGCCTGGGAGCCTGTCCCTGGAGGCCGGAGACCCGGACTTGCAGGTGAGGCAGGACGTCCGGAACCGGACCCTGCGGGCAGTGTGCGGACAACCAGGCATGCCCCGGGACCCTTGGGACTTGCCCGTGGGACAGCGGCGCACCCTACTGCGCCACATCCTCGTGAGTGACCGCTACCGCTTTCTGTACTGCTACGTCCCCAAGGTGGCCTGCTCCAACTGGAAGCGGGTGCTGAAGGTGCTGGCGGGCGTCCTGGACAACGTGGACGTCCGTCTCAAGATGGACCATCGCAATGACCTGGTGTTCCTGGCCGACCTGCGGCCCGAGGAGATCCGCTACCGCTTACAGCACTACTTCAAGTTCCTGTTTGTGCGGGACCCGCTGGAACGCCTCCTGTCTGCCTACCGCAATAAGTTTGGCGAAATCCGAGAGTACCAGCAGCGCTACGGGGCGGAGATCGTGAGGCGGTACAGGGCTGGCGCCGGGCCCAGCCCTGCAGGGGACGATGTCACCTTCCCCGAATTCCTGAGATACCTGGTAGATGAGGACCCTGAGCGCATGAATGAGCACTGGATGCCTGTGTACCACCTGTGCCAGCCTTGCGCAGTGCGCTATGACTTCGTAGGCTCCTATGAGAGGCTGGAGGCTGATGCCAACCAGGTGCTGGAGTGGGTGCGGGCACCGCCCCATGTCCGGTTCCCCGCCCGCCAGGCCTGGTACCGGCCGGCCAGCCCCGAGGGCTTGCACTACCATCTGTGCAGCGCCCCGCGGGCCCTCCTGCAGGATGTGCTGCCCAAGTATATCCTAGACTTCTCCCTCTTCGCCTACCCTCTGCCTAACGTCACTAGGGAGGCTTGTCATCAGTGA